CGAGACGACCCGCCCGGAGCTTCTTCCCGCGTGCGTTGCCCTCGTCGCCCACCCTGACGACGAGCGCTACAAGCCGCTGTTCGGCACGAAGGTGCTCTCGCCACTCTTCGAGGTTGAGGTGCCGGTTCTCGCGCACCCGCTCGCGCAGGCCGATAAGGGCGCCGGCATCGCGATGATCTGTACGTTCGGCGATGCGACCGACGTGATCTGGTGGCGCGAACTCGACCTTCCCACGCGCGCCGTGATCGGCCGCGATGGCCGCTTCCTCGAGGACGCCCCGTGGATCACGAGCGAGGCGGGCCGCGAGCGCTACGCCGAACTCGCAGGCCTCACCGTGTTCAGCGCGCAAAAACGCGTCGTCGAGATGGTCACCGAAACGGGCGACATGGTGGGCGAGCCGAAAAAGATCACCCACCCGGTCAAGTTCTACGAGAAGGGCGATAAACCCCTCGAGTACGTCACGAGCCGCCAGTGGTACATCACGAACGGTGGGCGCGATGAAGCCGACGGCACTTTGCGCACGGCGCTGCTGAAGCGCGGCGACGACCTCACCTGGTATCCGGAATTCATGGCCTCGCGCTACCGCAACTGGGTCGAGAACCTCACGGGCGACTGGCTCGTGAGCCGCCAGCGCTACTTCGGCGTGCCGATCCCCGTGTGGTACGGCCTCGATGAGCGCGGCGAGATCGATTATGACCGCGTGCTCGTGCCCGCGGAGGATCGCCTCCCCGTGGATCCCACCCTCGATGCACCCGAGGGCTTCGAGGATTCTCAGCGCGATCAGCCAAACGGCTTCACGGCTGATCCGGACGTGTTCGACACGTGGGCGACGAGCTCGCTCACGCCGCTCCTCGCGACCGGTTGGCTCAATGACCCCGACCTGTTCGAGAAGGTCTACCCGATGGATCTTCGCCCGCAGGGCCACGACATCATTCGCACGTGGCTGTTCAGCACGGTCGTGCGCTCGCATCTTCTCACCGATTCGCTTCCGTGGACGGGCGCGAGTATCAACGGCTGGATCCTCGACCCGGACCGCAAGAAGATGTCGAAGTCGAAAGGCAATGTCGTGACGCCGATCGACCTTCTCGAGAAATACGGCTCGGACGGCGTGCGCTACTGGGCGGCACGTGCCCGCCAGGGAGCGGACACAGCGTTCGAAGAGGGCCAGATGAAGATCGGCCGCCGCCTCGCGATCAAGATTCTCAACGCCTCGAAGTTTGCGCTCGGCTTTGGCGAAGTGGCGTCGGACCCGGAGGGCACCCTTCCTGCGGACCCAGCCGCCGTCACCGAGCCGCTCGACCGTGCGATGCTCGCCTCCCTCGCGAGCGTCGTGGATCAGGCGAGCGCGGCGATGTCGAAACTCGACTACGCGCGTGCGATCGAGGTCATCGAACCGTTCTTCTGGACGTTCTGTGATGACTACATCGAGCTCGTGAAGAACCGCGCGCACGGCGCCGCTGGCGAGGGCCCTGCGGCTTCGGCTCGCGCGGCGCTCCAGATCGCGCTCGAGACCCTGCTGCGGCTTTTCGCGCCGTACCTCCCCTTCGCGACCGACGAGGTGTGGAGCTGGTGGCGTGAGGGCTCGGTGCACGCGCAAGCGTGGCCCGCGTCGGCGCCGCTCGCGAAGGCCGCTGCCGGCCAGAACGAATCACTCCTGCGTGTCGTAAGCGAGGCCATCATTTCGGTGCGCAAGGTCAAGAGCGACGCGAAGGTCTCGCAGAAGACCCCGATGCTTCATGCGACCCTCGCGCTTCCCGAGGCAGCACTCGCCGAGTTCGAGAGCGTGCGCTTCGACGTGTGTGCGCTTGGCTCGATCGAGGATCTCACGCTCGAGGCTTCGACCGATGGCGCGATCACGCTTTCGAAGGTCGAGCTCGGCGAGCCGCCGGCAAAGAAGCGCTAAATAGCCCTCGGCCGTCACGCCACGGTCACACACTGAAGGCCCCGACGGGCACGGCAGGACCTCGCTCCTCCGTGACTCTCGGGGCCTTTCGCCTATCATCACACTCCTCAACCGTGCAGCATTTACTGCTGCAGATCATGCTGCATGTGCGTTACGCTGTTGACATGAGCACCAGCACTCTCTCCCGAAAAAGCGTTCCGGTTGATGCAGAAATGTCCACTTTCACCCGGGATATACGCACTCCTGGCACCCCCGCTCGCGAAGCAGTTGAAGCGCTCGTAGGCCCCCTACCCGACCACCTTTCTGAGGCTCAGGCACTGAGCACTCTTCTGAACGTTGCACGCGACAAGGTGCAGGAAACTGCAAACGCCTCCGGTTACGCCGCCTACGCGGCGACACTTAACGAAGAGGATCGGGCTGCCGCAGACCACGGGCGTAAGCGCCGTCATGAGCGTGCAAGACGACGAGCCGAAGCAGGCACCGAATGACCCTCACTCGCGGGAATATTTACTGGGTAGACCTGGGATACGGAGAAAAGCCCTTTCTCGTCGTTTCCAACAATGCACGCAACCGAGCCCTGAAGAGTGCGATCGTCGCCCGAATAACGACATCCGAAAAACCCCCGCTCGAGAGCATCGTGAAACTCAGCTCGTACGATCCCCTCGTGGGCCGAGTACTATGCGACGATCTCGAAACGATTGATGAAGACGAGGTACTCCGCCACGGTGGCGCGCTCTCACTCCACACAATGCAGCTCGTTGACCGCGGCTTACGCGCCGCACTGGCCCTAAGGTGACTCGTGCCGCAGCGGGGGCGCTGTGGTCCAACGCCCCCTGGCCCGTACGACCGGCCGCACATATTGCTTACTCCTGAGTTGGTTGCTCCTACATTGGGCCTAGAGGCTGCTGGGCCGTCACGTTTGACGGTTGAGGACTACCGACACACCGATCCTTCACGGATCGCTCGAGATATCAACCAATGGTCAGGAATGGTGCTTGGACACGAGATGGTGGCGCAAGCTATCTGGGAAGTTTCTGACGAAGGTACATAGACTGGATCTGAACCACTATTGTGATTATTAGAGGAGTTGCTCATGAATCACCCGGTCAAAGTGCTCATTTCAGGGGGTGCTGGCTACATTGGAAGCACGGTTGCTTCTAGGCTTCGAGACGAAGGTTTCGAGGTAGTCGTTCTGGACAATCTCATCACCGGTCGACGTGAGTTCGTTGAGGGCTTGACGTTCTATGAGGGTGATATCGACGATCGTGCCCTACTAGACCGGATCTATGAGGAGCATCCTGACATCGCAGTCGTGCTTCATTTTGCAGCACTGATAGTGGTTCCCGATTCGGTTGCGGACCCGCTGGGATACTATGAAGCGAACATCAGCAAGTCTCTGGCGTTCGTGCGCGGATTGATTGCGAACGGCTGTACGCAGCTTGTGTTTAGTAGTTCGGCCTCAATCTACGCTGTGAGTGAGGACTTTTCGGTAGACGAGAGCTCAGAACTGGCCCCTACGAGTCCATACGCTAGAAGCAAAGCGATGTTTGAGGTAATGCTTCAAGACATCGCTGCGGCGACCGACCTCAACGTACTGTCGTTGCGTTACTTCAATCCCATCGGCTCTGACCCTAAGTTCAGAACCGGGCTTCAAATAGCGTCACCCTCGCACGCCCTCGGTAAGTTGATCGAAGCATACCGAGGCGATACTGAATTCCAAATCACGGGCACTGATTATCCCACTCGAGACGGTTCGGGAATTAGGGATTATGTCAATATTTGGGATCTCGCAGAGGCGCATGTTGCTGCAGTAAGGGAGAGTGCAAAAATCGCAGCCGACTCCGCCTATCAAGTTATTAACTTGGGCACAGGTGAAGGAACTACTGTTCGTGAGCTAGTCGCCGCGTTCGAGCGCGTGGTTGGGAGGAGTGTGCGTGTCGTTGAAGCTCCGCGTCGTCCTGGCGACAGCGCTGGGGCGTTTACTCGTTCCAGGAAGGCGGCGGAGCTCTTGAACTGGACTGCATCGTCGTCTCTTGAGGACGGTATTGCGAGTACCCTGGAGTGGTTCGACCGTCGGAAGCTTATACTCCCCGATTTGGCGGACTGAGTAGCTGATTCTGACGTGAAGCCTAAGCGCGGGCACGAGAGATCAGAGTGGAGAGAGCTCGCAGCTAATGGTTCGTTCCAGAGGTATTGGTTCGGCGCGACGATGGGGGCGCTCGGATTCTCGATGCTCGGGCTACCGCTGGAATTGTATGCCTTAGATTCTACGGGTAGCGCGCAGAGTGCCGCGGCTATTGTCTCATGCATTGCGGTTTCACAGCTTGTCTGTGCTCCCCTGGCCGGGTGGCTTGCGGATCTATTTTCGCGCAAGCAAGTCATACTTGCCTGTGAGATTGGCAGGGCATGCGTTTGTTTTCTGGTTGTCGTTATTGTCGCAGGCTCTGGTCCGCTGTGGTCACTCTATTTGTGCTGCGTTGTATTTGGCATTGTGCAATCTGCCGGGGCCCCGGCGAGAGCCGTAATGCTTCGCGACCTTGTAAGCGAGCGGACTCTTTTTAGCGCGCTGCGCCAGGACGAGATCCGCTTGAACATCGCCAGGATTGGCGCCCCGCCGCTCGGTGGCGCGCTTTACGCTCTCGGTGAGGGTTGGGTGTTTGTAGCTTGCCTGGTCGGCTTCATAACGTCTGCTTTGGCAATTTCGTCGATTCGTGTCGCCGAGCCTAGGCGCCTGCCTGGGTGTGAAGCGGCAGGGGATAGCGAGTCAATTTGGGGTATGGTGCGTAACGCTTCCGGTGTTCTGTTAGGGGTTGCCTGCATTGCGGCATCGTCCGCTTCTGCTGGGACACTGGTTGTGGTGACGCTTAGAGCTACCGGCGGAGGTAGCGCTCAAGTCGGTTCTGTGTTGGCATGTGAGGCAGTCGGTGGGATTGTGGGGGCACTGGTTCTCCGAAAAGCTATCGTTTCTCGGCTTGGTGTGTGCGTTGGTGTGTCGCTAACTGCGGTGCTCGTTTGTTGTGTGCTGTTCGGTGTTGTACAGAGCTGGTGGGCGGCGGCCGTCCTTCTCATAGTGTCGGGGCTTGCGAGCGCAATCACTGGTATAGCGCTCGACTCCGCTTTGTTCAGTAAGGTTGGGGGTGCCGTGCGTGGCCGGGCGATTTCTTCGACGTTTGTGCTTATCGGATTAGGCGGTGTGTCCGGTAGGTTGGCAATGGGCACGAGTCTAGATCATTTTGCGACGCCAGTCGCTGTTGCTCTAGTCGCTGGCGGGATCGGGACTATTGGTGTGTTGTCGCTGCTTCTGGGTGTGTTGGTCCGTTCTGAAGTGGCATGATTGTCTGTTCATGAGGTTTGAGGGCTGTTTAGGACGAGAGGATTGAGTGAGCGCAACCTGGACCGGACGTGAGATGACCATTGGTCCGGCTTTTCGAGGTTTGTGGTGAGTGATCCTGCTGGGGCGGGTGTTCACGTTACGGTTCTTGCGGCGCTGGTCAGCAGGATACGCATCCGGTAGTTCTCTGGGTGAGGGACCTGCACGGTGGCCTTGGCGAACGTGCGCCTGCCGCAGGCCGACTCCAAGCAAAACCAACGCTGCCTGGCTCACACCACCTCCACCGCCCCGGCCGCGGGCACGCCCCGGATCCTCTGCATCCGGCGGGAGTGGGCCTCCGTCGCCAGCACCCCGCAGACCGGACAGCCCGGCGGGACGCTCGAGGTGCCCACCACCCGGCGGCCTCCGTAAGGCAAATCGATGGCGTCGATGACGCGATAGTTGGGCAGATTGAAGATCGTGCTCGCAGCATCGCACTGCGAACCATTATTATCGTGCACAGGCTCGCGGTCCTCCGGGATATGGAGGTCTTGACAACACCCATCACAGCATGGCCACGAGCCGTTCTACGTCAGCGACGCGACGCTCCCCTTCACCACGAACCGTAAGGAGCCGTTTTAGCAGCGGCGCAAGCTCCAATTCACGAGCGCCCACCGCGCGAGTATTGTCAAAGAACGCGCAATACCTTCACGAATGTGAGGTGCGCGCAGACAGTCCAAACTTGGACACAACCACCACTTCGCGCATGTACAGTGGAATTGAACATGTCATGTGCACCAAGCGCCGAAGGCTGCGCGAGATCACAGAGAGGGGAGTGCTATGGCGACTGTTTTTGATGTGGCGGCTGAGTTTTTGAAGCGAAGCAAGGGCAACTCCATCTCGCCTCTCAAGCTCCAAAAGCTCTGCTTCTATGCCTTCGGCTGGTATGCCCACCAGACTGATGAGCCATTGTTCGATGAGCGGTTTTGGGCGATGGAGTTCGGCCCCGTCGTAGGGGAGCTACTGAGTGCACATGCCCAGAAGAAGAAGTTCACTCTCGAACAGCTCGAAGCGCAGTTCACGGTACGTGACATGGTGCCTGGCGAGCTCGGAGGCTACGAACGCGCGGTCATTGGTGCCGTGTGGGATAGCTATGGCGACATGACCCCTGGTGAGTTGGTCGAGGAGACCCACAAAGAGCAAGTGTGGATAGACGCTTGGGGTGCGCGACCTTCGGGAAGCAGGCGCGCAGACCTCCCGCACGGCACGCTCGTGGACTATTTCATGAGCATTGATCCGAAGAGGGTTGAGGGGCTTGAGCTGCCTGATCCTCGAGGCACGCTCGAAGATTCCTCGTGGCTCAAGAGCTTCGATACCTCCGAACCGAAACTCTCTCAGAGGTTCATTGACGAGATCACCGATCATTACCTTTCGCACGCGATCTAAGAACCAATGAGCGAACCTGTCGTTTTTGAGCCACTTTCTGCGGATCACTTTCTTCAAGCTTTTGACTGCGGGAGGCAGTCGAGCCTGACTGATTGGCTCGTGGATAAGGCCCTGGCGTACCAGGAGGAGAATCTTGCGCGGGTCTGGGTGATGTGCAAGGAGACTGACCCTGGTGTTCCCATTGGGTATTTCACGCTCGCGAGTCACGCGGTAGTGACGAAGGAGATCCAAAAGAAGCACCGCCGAGAGAATCAGGCGCACGGAAACGTGACTGGCGCTCTTGGCTCCCATCCTGCTCAACTTCTGGGGAAGTTCGCGCTTGACGAGTCGGTACAAGGCGAAGGGTACGGGTCGCTTTTGATGCTTGAGGTTTATCGTCGCTTCATGGCATCGCAAGTGCATGTGGGGGCAAAGTATTTGGTTCTTCACATCCGTGAGCCGAAGCTCCTGCGCTACTATTCTTCCCGCTTCGGTTTCGTAGCTTCGCCCCCAAAGGATGAGGGCGGCGATTTGAGGACGATGTATAAGCGAGCGAGCGACATCGAAGCGGAGATTGCTCAGATCGCCGATAATCTCGCCGCGCACATGTAGCACATCCCCACATCCCCACAAATGTGTGCACCCACAAATGTGGGGATGTAGGGTTTCTTGCTTCATAACGCCAAAAACCCACACACCACCCCCTCGTCCCACCTTTTCTGTGCCTTGACCTGCGTAAACGCTTTCTTGCCTGTTTCTTGCTCACCCCCCACTGCCGCAGCCCGCCATCACTGTCCTTGACGCGGCACACATCAGGGCATGAACACCAAAACCTGGGACGAAAATAACGTCACCCGCTCATCCGATGGAAAGTTCAAAGAGTTCAACTTTCCAGAGCCGACCGCCGTCGACCTCGACGGCGCACTCGCATCACGCACCTACGACGATCGGCGCGCAGCCCTCCAAGGCGAAGGCTACGTCCAAGCCCTCGCCAGCCGCGCCTACCACGACCCCCGCATCGCTGGCGGCGATGGCGCTCGCGAAGACTGGTGGAGCCGCCGAAACTTCCAAGGCGAATACTCCGACACCAACGAGGGCTACGAAAAGATGCCCGACGACTGGACACCCTCTATGGGCAACGGCAAGGCTCTCAGCGGACACCGCCGCACCTACCGAAAGCTTTATGAAGGCGCAGGCCTGAGTGTGCGCATGCCTTCCGCATCTGCCATCAAATCCTTCGACGCAATCCAATCAGGCAAAACCTTCGATGTACCAGTCGAAGGCATCAGCAAAGACGGACACAGCGTCTCCGGCTGGGTTCGCTGCACCCGCACCGATGATGGTGCGTGGCTCACCGAAGGCCTCGGCTTTGAAGGCAAGCAGAACGATATTGCCGAAGCTGTTGGTGCCGTCCTCGAAGCCAGGCAGCCTACCAAGGCACTCGCCGGATACGGGTCGATGGACGAGCGACGACTTGAGCGCGCCCGCCGCTACGGTGCCCGTATGACCAACGAACACTCTCACGAAGACTCTTCCGTGTTGCCACGAAAGCAACCTCGTTGCACTGATCGCTTGACTGCCCTTTGGTCTCTCTCTAGGATCGACACCAATACCTTCCGTGGAAATGACGCCCAGTCGTTTTCTCAATGACGAGAACCTAGGAGGCCCCCGTGGCGGAAGAACTACCCCAACACCCCGATTTCCTGTGGGATAACCCAGACCCGAAGAAAACCTACGACGCGATCGTCGTGGGCGGCGGTGGTCACGGACTCGCGACCGCGTATTACCTCGCAAAAAACCACGGGATGACCAACATCGCCCTCCTTGAAAAGGGGTGGCTCGCGGGCGGCAACATGGCCCGCAACACCACGATCATCCGGTCGAACTACCTGTGGAACGAATCCGCGGCGATCTACGAGCACGCCATGAAGCTGTGGGAGGGCCTCACCGAAGAACTCGAGTACGAAATGTTCTTCTCCCAGCGCGGCGTGCTCAATCTTGCGCACACGCTCGGCGACGTGCGCGAATCGGTGCGCAGGGTCGAAGCGAACAAGCTCAACGGCGTGGACGCCGAGTGGCTCACCCCCGAGCAGGTCAAAGAGGTGTGCCCGATCCTCAACATCAGCGACAACGTGCGCTACCCCGTCATGGGCGCGACCTATCAGCCACGCGCGGGCATCGCCAAACACGACTGGGTCGCGTGGGGCTACGCGCGCAAGTGCAACGAACTTGGCGTAGACATCATCCAAAATTGCGAGGTCACGAAGGTCCTTTCCGACGGCGGCCGCGCCATCGGCGTAGAGACTACTCGCGGGAGAATCCTCGCCCCCAAGATTGCCCTCGCGGCCGCGGGCCACACCACGACCCTCACGGATCAACTCGGGGTGCGCGTGCCTACCCAGTCGCATCCGCTTCAAGCACTCGTCTCGGAACTGTTCGAGCCCGTGCACCCCACGGTCGTGATGAGCAACCACGTGCACATGTACGTGTCGCAGGCTCACAAGGGTGAGCTCGTGATGGGCGCGGGAATCGACCAGTACAACGGCTACGCTCAGCGCGGCTCATTCCACGTGGTCTCCGAGCAGATTGCCGCGGCAATCGAACTCTTCCCCGTGTTCTCCCGTGCGCACCTGCTGCGCACATGGGGCGGGATCGTGGACGTCACGCTCGATGCCTCCCCCATCATGTCGCTGTGCGACGTCGAGGGCGTGTACATCAACTGCGGGTGGGGCACGGGCGGCTTCAAGGCCACCCCCGCGTGCGGCTGGGCTTTCGCTTACACGGTCGCGAACGACCGCCCGCACGAACTCAATGAACCGTTCTCGCTTGAACGGTTCACGACCGGCCATTTGATCGACGAGCACGGCGCCGCTGCCGTCGCTCACTAACCCACGGCGAAAGAGAGACCAACGATGCTTCTTCTCACGTGCCCCCACTGCGGCGACCGCGACGAGATTGAGTTCCACTACGGCGGCGAGGCCCACGTGGCCTACCCCGAGAAAACCGCGGAGTTGAGCGATGCCGAATGGGCCCACTACCTGTTCTACCGTTCGAATCCTAAAGGCGAGTACGCCGAGCGTTGGCTGCACACGGGCGGCTGCCGCAAGTGGTTCAATGCCCTGCGCGACACGGCAACCCACGAGTTCCTCGCGTTTTACCCGGCGGGCGAGAAACGCCCCGAGCTTCACGGCGGCAATGAAGCCGCGCAGACGAGGGGAGAGACCAAGTGAGCATGCGACTATCCCCCGAGCACTCCCCTCGGCACGGCCTCGCGAACAGCGACCCCTTCACTATCACGGTTGATGGTGTGGAGATCGAGGCTTTCGAAGGCGACACGGTTGCCTCGGCCCTGGTCGCCTCCGGGCGACTCCACACGGCCGAATCGATGTACCGCCACCGCCCACGAGGGATCCTCGCGGCGGGAATCGAAGAGCCGAACGGGCTCATCACGGTGCGCTCACGCGACGCGCACGATATCGACGAAACAATGCTCCCCGTCACAACGGTTCCGGCCACGCCCGGCCTCGAGACCCTTTTCGTTTCCGGCCAGGGCGCACTCGATCCGCGTCCCGATCCGGCACTCTACGACCACAAGCACCGCCACGTGGACGTGCTCATCGTGGGTGCGGGCCCCGCGGGCATTGCCGCTGCGCGCTCGGCCCTCGCGGGCCAGTGCAGGGTCGTGCTTATCGACGATCAGCCCGTACCCGGCGGCTCGCTTCTCTCGGCGCGCGATGTCGAGGTCGATGGCGTCAGCGGCCCCGAATGGGCACGCACCGAAATCGAGAAGCTCGAGAAGAACCGCGACTTCACGTACCTTCCGCGCACGAGCGCCTTCGGTTGCTACGACGCGAACTACGTGATCGCGGTCGAAAACCGCACCGATCACCTTCCACGTGCCAAGCGCCCCGGAGTGTCGCGCCAACGCATGTGGCAGTTTCGCGCCGCGGAGGTCATTCTTGCGACCGGCGCTCTCGAGCGGCCGCTCGTGTTCAAGAACAACGACCGCCCGGGTATCATGCTCGCCTCGGCCGTGAGCACCTACCTCAACCGCTACGGCGCCCTCCCCGGACGCCGTGCGGCGCTGTTCACCACCAACGATGCGGGCTATGAGAGCGCGCTCGACCTCGCGGCGGCCGGGGCGAAGGTCACCGCGATCATCGATGCACGGCGCCGCGTGCCCGAGCACTGCGAGAAAATCGCGCGTGAGGTCGGCGCGGCCCTCTACGCGGGCTCCGCCGTAGTCGATACCGACGCGGGCACGGGCGGGCTCCTGAGTGCTATCACCGTGCGCGGACTCGATACCAACGCCGAGCTCACGGGCGAAGCGGACCACATCGAGGTCGATCTCCTCGCCGTCTCAGGCGGATACAGCCCCACCGTTCACCTCCACACCCATCGCCAGGGAAAGACCACGTGGAACACGGATATCGCGGGCTTCGTGCCCGTCTCCCCCGTTGCCCACCAGCACCACGCGGGCGCCCTCACCGGCAAGTATGCGCTCGACGATGCCCTCGAGGCAGGCCACCGCGTGGGGATCGAGGCCCGCGAGGCCGCCGCCGAAGATAAGGGCTTCAACGCCGG
The window above is part of the Dermabacter vaginalis genome. Proteins encoded here:
- the galE gene encoding UDP-glucose 4-epimerase GalE → MNHPVKVLISGGAGYIGSTVASRLRDEGFEVVVLDNLITGRREFVEGLTFYEGDIDDRALLDRIYEEHPDIAVVLHFAALIVVPDSVADPLGYYEANISKSLAFVRGLIANGCTQLVFSSSASIYAVSEDFSVDESSELAPTSPYARSKAMFEVMLQDIAAATDLNVLSLRYFNPIGSDPKFRTGLQIASPSHALGKLIEAYRGDTEFQITGTDYPTRDGSGIRDYVNIWDLAEAHVAAVRESAKIAADSAYQVINLGTGEGTTVRELVAAFERVVGRSVRVVEAPRRPGDSAGAFTRSRKAAELLNWTASSSLEDGIASTLEWFDRRKLILPDLAD
- a CDS encoding sarcosine oxidase subunit delta, with product MLLLTCPHCGDRDEIEFHYGGEAHVAYPEKTAELSDAEWAHYLFYRSNPKGEYAERWLHTGGCRKWFNALRDTATHEFLAFYPAGEKRPELHGGNEAAQTRGETK
- a CDS encoding Panacea domain-containing protein; protein product: MATVFDVAAEFLKRSKGNSISPLKLQKLCFYAFGWYAHQTDEPLFDERFWAMEFGPVVGELLSAHAQKKKFTLEQLEAQFTVRDMVPGELGGYERAVIGAVWDSYGDMTPGELVEETHKEQVWIDAWGARPSGSRRADLPHGTLVDYFMSIDPKRVEGLELPDPRGTLEDSSWLKSFDTSEPKLSQRFIDEITDHYLSHAI
- a CDS encoding sarcosine oxidase subunit beta family protein encodes the protein MAEELPQHPDFLWDNPDPKKTYDAIVVGGGGHGLATAYYLAKNHGMTNIALLEKGWLAGGNMARNTTIIRSNYLWNESAAIYEHAMKLWEGLTEELEYEMFFSQRGVLNLAHTLGDVRESVRRVEANKLNGVDAEWLTPEQVKEVCPILNISDNVRYPVMGATYQPRAGIAKHDWVAWGYARKCNELGVDIIQNCEVTKVLSDGGRAIGVETTRGRILAPKIALAAAGHTTTLTDQLGVRVPTQSHPLQALVSELFEPVHPTVVMSNHVHMYVSQAHKGELVMGAGIDQYNGYAQRGSFHVVSEQIAAAIELFPVFSRAHLLRTWGGIVDVTLDASPIMSLCDVEGVYINCGWGTGGFKATPACGWAFAYTVANDRPHELNEPFSLERFTTGHLIDEHGAAAVAH
- a CDS encoding type II toxin-antitoxin system PemK/MazF family toxin — encoded protein: MTLTRGNIYWVDLGYGEKPFLVVSNNARNRALKSAIVARITTSEKPPLESIVKLSSYDPLVGRVLCDDLETIDEDEVLRHGGALSLHTMQLVDRGLRAALALR
- a CDS encoding MFS transporter; this encodes MKPKRGHERSEWRELAANGSFQRYWFGATMGALGFSMLGLPLELYALDSTGSAQSAAAIVSCIAVSQLVCAPLAGWLADLFSRKQVILACEIGRACVCFLVVVIVAGSGPLWSLYLCCVVFGIVQSAGAPARAVMLRDLVSERTLFSALRQDEIRLNIARIGAPPLGGALYALGEGWVFVACLVGFITSALAISSIRVAEPRRLPGCEAAGDSESIWGMVRNASGVLLGVACIAASSASAGTLVVVTLRATGGGSAQVGSVLACEAVGGIVGALVLRKAIVSRLGVCVGVSLTAVLVCCVLFGVVQSWWAAAVLLIVSGLASAITGIALDSALFSKVGGAVRGRAISSTFVLIGLGGVSGRLAMGTSLDHFATPVAVALVAGGIGTIGVLSLLLGVLVRSEVA
- the valS gene encoding valine--tRNA ligase, producing the protein MSENSHDAGHDSTAQPMSPAIPDRPSLDGLEGMWDAEWESAKVYAFNRETSREKVFSIDTPPPTASGSLHIGHVFAYTQADILARFQRMAGKDVFYPMGWDDNGLPTERRVQNYFGVRCDPSLPYVEGFEPPHRGGNAKTSKPQNQMPISRKNFIELCLELATEDEKAFEHTFRTLGLSVDWNLRYQTIDDNSRAVSQKAFLTHLKNGLAYQAEAPTPWDVTFRTAVAQAEQEDHDREGAYHRLGFTRVDNGEKVFIETTRPELLPACVALVAHPDDERYKPLFGTKVLSPLFEVEVPVLAHPLAQADKGAGIAMICTFGDATDVIWWRELDLPTRAVIGRDGRFLEDAPWITSEAGRERYAELAGLTVFSAQKRVVEMVTETGDMVGEPKKITHPVKFYEKGDKPLEYVTSRQWYITNGGRDEADGTLRTALLKRGDDLTWYPEFMASRYRNWVENLTGDWLVSRQRYFGVPIPVWYGLDERGEIDYDRVLVPAEDRLPVDPTLDAPEGFEDSQRDQPNGFTADPDVFDTWATSSLTPLLATGWLNDPDLFEKVYPMDLRPQGHDIIRTWLFSTVVRSHLLTDSLPWTGASINGWILDPDRKKMSKSKGNVVTPIDLLEKYGSDGVRYWAARARQGADTAFEEGQMKIGRRLAIKILNASKFALGFGEVASDPEGTLPADPAAVTEPLDRAMLASLASVVDQASAAMSKLDYARAIEVIEPFFWTFCDDYIELVKNRAHGAAGEGPAASARAALQIALETLLRLFAPYLPFATDEVWSWWREGSVHAQAWPASAPLAKAAAGQNESLLRVVSEAIISVRKVKSDAKVSQKTPMLHATLALPEAALAEFESVRFDVCALGSIEDLTLEASTDGAITLSKVELGEPPAKKR